A window from Oncorhynchus mykiss isolate Arlee chromosome 9, USDA_OmykA_1.1, whole genome shotgun sequence encodes these proteins:
- the LOC110532036 gene encoding glycerol-3-phosphate dehydrogenase [NAD(+)], cytoplasmic — MATPKKVCIIGSGNWGSAIAKIVGTNVAHNSKFDNTVTMWVFEEMVDGRKLTEIINTDHENVKYLPGHKLPPNVLAVPELVEAAKEADILVFVIPHQFIGRVCDTMKGKIKINALGMSLIKGVDEGPDGLKLISDVIQEKLGIAMSVLMGANIANEVADEKFCETTIGCKDKEHGALLKELMQTSNFRVTVVEESDVVEICGALKNIVAVGAGFCDGLGFGDNTKAAVIRLGLMEMIAFARIFCTAGPVSSATFLESCGVADLITTCYGGRNRKVAEAFAKTGKSIEELEKEILNGQKLQGPATAAEVHVILKNKNLLDKFPLFNAVYQICYQGHPVTEFIKCLQNHPEHM, encoded by the exons ATGGCAACTCCCAAGAAAGTCTGCATTATTGGCTCTGGCAATTG GGGCTCTGCCATTGCCAAGATAGTAGGTACCAATGTTGCTCACAACTCCAAGTTTGACAACACTGTGACCATGTGGGTGTTTGAGGAGATGGTGGACGGTCGCAAACTGACAGAGATCATCAACACAGACCATGAGAACGTCAAGTACCTGCCTGGACACAAGCTACCCCCTAATGTG TTGGCAGTTCCTGAGCTGGTGGAGGCTGCCAAGGAAGCAGACATCCTAGTGTTTGTGATCCCCCACCAGTTCATTGGCAGAGTGTGTGACACCATGAAGGGGAAGATAAAGATTAATGCACTAGGAATGTCACTCATCAAG GGTGTGGATGAGGGCCCTGACGGACTGAAGCTCATCTCTGATGTGATCCAGGAGAAGTTGGGCATCGCCATGAGTGTGTTGATGGGGGCCAATATCGCCAACGAGGTCGCCGATGAGAAGTTCTGTGAGACCACTATCG GATGTAAGGATAAAGAACATGGGGCTTTGCTGAAGGAACTCATGCAGACCAGTAACTTCCGGGTCACTGTAGTGGAGGAGTCCGATGTGGTTGAAATCTGTGGCGCACTGAAG AACATTGTGGCAGTGGGGGCGGGCTTCTGTGATGGCCTGGGCTTCGGGGACAACACCAAGGCCGCTGTAATCCGACTGGGGCTGATGGAGATGATCGCCTTCGCGCGCATCTTCTGCACCGCAGGGCCCGTCTCCTCAGCAACCTTCCTGGAGAGTTGTGGCGTCGCCGACCTCATCACGACCTGCTATGGCGGCCGCAACCGTAAAGTGGCCGAAGCCTTTGCCAAGACGGGGAAG TCAATTGAAGAGCTGGAGAAAGAGATTCTGAATGGACAAAAGCTCCAGGGACCAGCAACAGCAGCTGAAGTCCATGTCATCCTAAAGAACAAAAATCTGCTTGACAA GTTCCCACTGTTCAACGCTGTGTACCAGATCTGCTACCAGGGCCATCCGGTCACAGAGTTTATCAAGTGTTTGCAGAACCACCCGGAGCACATGTAG